ATAAGGGAAAGTAGGTGAAAAAATGGTGGAATCATATCCCCTACAAACAGAATATATTACTTTAGGTCAATTTTTAAAAGATATCGCAGAAATTGGTAGTGGCGGTGAAGCAAAATGGTATCTACAAGAAAATACTGTTTATGTAGATCAAGAATTAGAAAATCGCCGTGGTCGAAAGTTATATGCAGGTATGACTGTCGAATTACCAGGAGAGCGCACCTATCATATTGTCGAGGCCTAACATGATAATCAAAACATTAACTTTGCAAAATTATCGTAATTATCACTCTCTAACAGTTTCGTTTTCTCCTAGTTTAAATATCTTTATTGGTAATAATGGACAAGGGAAAACAAATTTATTAGAGAGTATTTATGTTTTATCTGCTACAAGAAGTCACCGGACAACAAAAGACGGAGAATTATTACATTGGCAAGAAGAAAATACTTTAATTCAAGGAGAAATTGAAAAGCAAACAGGTTCTTTTCCTTTATCCTATGCATATTCAGCAAAAAACAAAGGAAAGATTTTACGTTTCAATCATTTGATCCAAAAAAAGGCCAGTGAATATATTGGTCAATTTCATGTTATTCTTTTTTGTCCAGATGATCTGTTTTTAATTAAAGGTTCTCCTTCTCAACGAAGAAAATTTCTTGATCAAGAATTAGGATTTCGTAATCACTATTATCTGCAATTACTTTCTCAATATCAAAAATTATTAAAAGAAAGAAATCAATGCTTGCAAAAAGGAAAATGGGATGCATTGTATCTTGATATTTTAGATGAGCAGTTATCAGATTATGGAAGTAAGATTATGCGTTTACGTGCTGATTTTTTAAATCGGCTAGGAGAATTTGCGACCGAGATTTATCGTTTTTTAACACAAGAAAAAGAAGAATTAACATTAACTTATTTACCAAGTATCCCTTTGGCAAAATCTGAAGAAGAACAAAAAGAAGTGTTTTTACATTATTTGCAGAAGAATCGAGAAAAAGATCAACAGCAGAGGGCGACAAAATTAGGAATTCAACGAGATGATTGGATTTTAAAAATGAATAATAAAGAGGCAAAGAGTTTTGCTTCTCAAGGTCAGCAGAGATTATTGATTTTGAGCATTAAATTAGCGGAAGTAGAATATATTGCTCAAACCCTAGGAGAATATCCGGTGTTATTACTAGATGATGTGATGAGTGAGTTAGATGATGAACGACAGATGCGCTTATTACAGATTTTAGAAAATCGAGTGCAAACTTTTATTACGACCACTACACTAGAGCATCTAGAAGGCAAAATGAAAGTGAAGCCAAAAATATTTGAAGTGAAAGCAGGAGAAATTACGACAATTTCAGAAGAATAATGAGAAAGGAGCACAATAGCTTTTTTGTAATAAAAGAAGACTATTGAAAAAAGATCGTGGAAAATAAAGAACTAGAAAACAATGCGCAAAATTATGATGCAAGTCAAATCCAAGTATTAGAAGGATTAGAAGCAGTTCGCAAACGCCCAGGAATGTATATTGGTTCAACGAGTGAACAAGGATTACATCACCTAGTTTGGGAAATTGTCGATAACTCTATTGACGAAGCCTTAGCAGGTTTTGCGACAAAAATTGATGTCATTATTGAAGAGGATAATAGTATTACAGTTATCGATAATGGACGAGGAATTCCCGTTGATATTCAAGAAAAAACAGGACGTCCAGCGGTAGAAACTGTATTTACTGTGTTGCACGCAGGAGGAAAATTTGGCGGTGGAAGCTATAAAGTTTCTGGAGGCTTACATGGTGTAGGTTCTTCTGTAGTTAATGCTCTATCTACCTCTTTAGATGTTAAAGTTTATAAAAACGGACATATTTACTTCCAAGAATATAAACGTGGACAAGTAGTTGATGATTTAAAAATCATTGGGGATACAGATCGTCGTGGGACAGAAGTGCATTTTGTACCAGATCCAACGATTTTTAAAGAAACAACCGTCTTTAATTTTGATACTTTAGCGACTCGTGTTCGTGAATTAGCTTTCTTAAATCGTGGTTTAAAAATTACGATTGAAGATAAAAGAAAAGGTCAAGAACAACAACGCGAATACCACTACGAAGGTGGGATTTGTAGCTATGTAGAATTTTTAAATGATGAGAAAGAAGTCCTTTTTGAACCACCAATTTACTGTGAAGGAGAGCAAAATAATATCACCATCGAAGTAGCTATGCAATATACAAGTGGCTACCAATCTAAAATTTTAAGTTTTGCTAATAACATCCATACTTATGAAGGTGGGATGCATGAATCTGGATTTAAATCTGCATTGACTCGTGTTATCAATAACTATGCTCGTCGTCAAAAAATGATTAAAGAAAATGATGATAAATTAATGGGGGAAGATGTGCGTGAAGGATTAACTGCGGTAATTTCTATCAAACACCCTGAACCTCAATTTGAAGGACAAACGAAAACAAAACTAGGAAATAGTGAAGTTCGTAGTGTTACTGATCGTTTATTTGCTGAAGCATTTGATAAATTCTTAATGGAAAATCCAAATGTAGCGAAAAAAGTAGTGGAAAAAGCATTATTAGCGACAAAAGCTCGCCTAGCAGCGAAACGTGCTCGTGAAGCAACTCGTAAGAAAAATGAATTAGAAATTAGTAATTTACCTGGTAAATTAGCGGATTGCTCTAGTCGTGAAGCGGAAAAATGTGAATTGTTTATCGTCGAAGGGGATTCTGCGGGAGGATCTGCTAAACAAGGACGCGACCGTAACTATCAAGCAATTTTACCGATTCGTGGGAAAATTTTGAATGTGGAAAAAGCAACACTAGATAAAATTTTAGCTAACGAAGAAATCCGTTCTTTATTTACTGCAATGGGAACAGGATTTGGTAAAGATTTTGATGTGGAAAAAGCACGCTATCATAAATTAGTAATTATGACCGATGCTGATGTCGATGGAGCTCATATTCGCATTTTATTATTAACATTGTTCTATCGTTATATGCGTCCATTGGTAGAAAAAGGCTACGTTTACATTGCTCAACCTCCACTATACGGAGTAAAACAAGGAAAAAATATTACTTATGTTCCTTCTGGAAAAGATGCAGAAGATCAATTACAACAAGTATTACAATCTCTACCAAAAACACCAAAACCAATTGTTCAACGATATAAAGGTCTTGGGGAAATGGATGAAGATCAATTATGGGAAACTACAATGGATCCTGAACATCGCGCAATGGCTCGTGTAACCATTGATGATGCAGAAGAAGCAAATCGTATTTTTGAAATGTTGATGGGTGATCAAGTAGAACCTCGTCGCCAATTCATTGAAGAAAATGCACACTATGCAACGATTGATATCTAATAAGAATAGAGGAGAAGCAAATGACGGAAAATATTCATAATGTCAATTTAAGTGAAGAAATGAAAGAATCTTTTCTCGACTATGCCATGAGCGTCATTGTAGCCCGTGCATTACCAGATGTTCGAGATGGATTAAAACCTGTTCATCGCCGTATTTTATATGGAATGAGTGAATTAGGAGTATTACCAGATAAACCACATAAAAAATCAGCTCGTATTGTCGGAGAAGTTATGGGTAAATTCCACCCTCATGGAGATTCTGCGATTTATGAGTCTATGGTACGTATGGCTCAACCATTTAGTTATCGTCAAATGTTAGTGGATGGACACGGAAACTTTGGTTCTATCGATGGTGATGGCGCTGCTGCGATGCGTTATACCGAAGCACGTATGAGTAAAATTGCTCTAGAAATGTTACGTGATATCAAAAAAGATACTGTTCCTTTCATCGATAACTATGATGGTTCAGAAAAAGAACCAGAAGTCTTACCTGCTCGTTTCCCTAACTTATTAGTCAATGGGACAACTGGGATTGCGGTAGGGATGGCAACAAATATTCCACCACATAATTTAGGCGAAGTAATTGATGCCATCCATTTATTGATGGAAAAACCAGAATGCACAGTCGCAGATTTAATGGAAGTTCTTCCAGGACCAGATTTCCCAACTGGTGGGCTAGTTATGGGAAAATCTGGCATTCGAAAAGCCTATGAAACAGGACGCGGAAGCATTATTTTACGTGCAAGAACAGAAATTGAAACAAAAGCTAGCGGTAAAGAAATGATTGTCGTTACTGAATTACCATATATGGTAAATAAAGCTAAATTAGTAGAGCGTATGGCTCAACTTGCGCGTGAGAAAAAAATCGATGGCATTACAAGCATTCGCGATGAATCTTCTCGTGAAGGAATGCGAATTGTCATTGAAATCCGCAAAGACACAAGTGCTTCTGTCGTTTTAAATAATTTATATAAAATGACGAACTTACAAACTTCTTTTGGCTTTAACATGTTAGCGATTGAAAATGGAATTCCTAAAATTTTAAACTTGAAACAAATTTTAGTAGATTATTTGGATCACCAAGAATCTGTTATTCGTCGTCGTACAGAGTTTGATAAGAAAAAAGCAGAAGCAAGAGCGCATATTTTGGAAGGATTACGTATTGCTTTAGATCATATTGATGCGATTATTGAGTTAATCCGCAACTCTTCTTCTGATGAAGAAGCAAAACAAGCTTTAATTTCTGACTACTCTTTAACAGAAATTCAAGCACAAGCCATTTTAGATATGCGCTTACGTCGTTTAACAGGATTAGAACGTGCGAAAATCGAAAAAGAATACGAAGAGCTATTAGTTTTGATTGCTGATTTGAAAGATATTTTAGCTCATCGTGAACGTATTTTACATATTATTGAAGATGAATTACGTGATATTCAACGTCGCTTTGATGATCCACGTCGTACGGAATTACTAGTCGGTGAAGTGTTGAGCTTAGAAGATGAAGATTTAATTGAACAAGAAGATATTGTCATTACTTTAACTAATAATGGTTACATCAAACGTCTAGCGAATACAGAATTCCGTACACAACGTCGTGGTGGTCGAGGAGTTCAAGGAATGTCCATGCATCAAGATGATGATATGCAAACAATTTTAACCTGCTCCACTCATGATTTATTATTATTCTTTACGAATAAAGGAAAAGTGTTCAAAGCAAAAGGGTATGAAATTCCAGAATATAGCCGTAATGCAAAAGGAATTCCTGTAATTAATTTACTGGGCTTGGAAGAAGAAGAAAGTATCCAGTCGATTATCAAAGTTGATTTAGAAAATCCAAAACAAGAATTATTCTTTGTAACGAAAAACGGATTAGTGAAACGTACTGCTTTTGCTGCTTTTGCTAATATCCGTAGTAATGGATTAAAAGCTATTCAATTGAAAGATGAAGATGAATTAATTCAAGTAATGGTTACGAGTGGTTCAGATCAAATTATGATTGCCACTCATGAAGGATATAGTATCAACTTCATGGAAGAAGATGTTCGTTCGATGGGAAGAACAGCTGCCGGAGTTCGTGGAATCCGCTTGCGTGAAGGAGACTTTGTTATTGGTGCAACTACCGTATCCCCTGAAGCACAAATTTTAGTGGTGACAGAAAATGGATACGGAAAACGTACAGAAGTTAGTGCATATCCAG
The sequence above is a segment of the Catellicoccus marimammalium M35/04/3 genome. Coding sequences within it:
- the yaaA gene encoding S4 domain-containing protein YaaA, producing the protein MVESYPLQTEYITLGQFLKDIAEIGSGGEAKWYLQENTVYVDQELENRRGRKLYAGMTVELPGERTYHIVEA
- the recF gene encoding DNA replication/repair protein RecF (All proteins in this family for which functions are known are DNA-binding proteins that assist the filamentation of RecA onto DNA for the initiation of recombination or recombinational repair.), with product MIIKTLTLQNYRNYHSLTVSFSPSLNIFIGNNGQGKTNLLESIYVLSATRSHRTTKDGELLHWQEENTLIQGEIEKQTGSFPLSYAYSAKNKGKILRFNHLIQKKASEYIGQFHVILFCPDDLFLIKGSPSQRRKFLDQELGFRNHYYLQLLSQYQKLLKERNQCLQKGKWDALYLDILDEQLSDYGSKIMRLRADFLNRLGEFATEIYRFLTQEKEELTLTYLPSIPLAKSEEEQKEVFLHYLQKNREKDQQQRATKLGIQRDDWILKMNNKEAKSFASQGQQRLLILSIKLAEVEYIAQTLGEYPVLLLDDVMSELDDERQMRLLQILENRVQTFITTTTLEHLEGKMKVKPKIFEVKAGEITTISEE
- the gyrB gene encoding DNA topoisomerase (ATP-hydrolyzing) subunit B, whose product is MENKELENNAQNYDASQIQVLEGLEAVRKRPGMYIGSTSEQGLHHLVWEIVDNSIDEALAGFATKIDVIIEEDNSITVIDNGRGIPVDIQEKTGRPAVETVFTVLHAGGKFGGGSYKVSGGLHGVGSSVVNALSTSLDVKVYKNGHIYFQEYKRGQVVDDLKIIGDTDRRGTEVHFVPDPTIFKETTVFNFDTLATRVRELAFLNRGLKITIEDKRKGQEQQREYHYEGGICSYVEFLNDEKEVLFEPPIYCEGEQNNITIEVAMQYTSGYQSKILSFANNIHTYEGGMHESGFKSALTRVINNYARRQKMIKENDDKLMGEDVREGLTAVISIKHPEPQFEGQTKTKLGNSEVRSVTDRLFAEAFDKFLMENPNVAKKVVEKALLATKARLAAKRAREATRKKNELEISNLPGKLADCSSREAEKCELFIVEGDSAGGSAKQGRDRNYQAILPIRGKILNVEKATLDKILANEEIRSLFTAMGTGFGKDFDVEKARYHKLVIMTDADVDGAHIRILLLTLFYRYMRPLVEKGYVYIAQPPLYGVKQGKNITYVPSGKDAEDQLQQVLQSLPKTPKPIVQRYKGLGEMDEDQLWETTMDPEHRAMARVTIDDAEEANRIFEMLMGDQVEPRRQFIEENAHYATIDI
- the gyrA gene encoding DNA gyrase subunit A, which translates into the protein MTENIHNVNLSEEMKESFLDYAMSVIVARALPDVRDGLKPVHRRILYGMSELGVLPDKPHKKSARIVGEVMGKFHPHGDSAIYESMVRMAQPFSYRQMLVDGHGNFGSIDGDGAAAMRYTEARMSKIALEMLRDIKKDTVPFIDNYDGSEKEPEVLPARFPNLLVNGTTGIAVGMATNIPPHNLGEVIDAIHLLMEKPECTVADLMEVLPGPDFPTGGLVMGKSGIRKAYETGRGSIILRARTEIETKASGKEMIVVTELPYMVNKAKLVERMAQLAREKKIDGITSIRDESSREGMRIVIEIRKDTSASVVLNNLYKMTNLQTSFGFNMLAIENGIPKILNLKQILVDYLDHQESVIRRRTEFDKKKAEARAHILEGLRIALDHIDAIIELIRNSSSDEEAKQALISDYSLTEIQAQAILDMRLRRLTGLERAKIEKEYEELLVLIADLKDILAHRERILHIIEDELRDIQRRFDDPRRTELLVGEVLSLEDEDLIEQEDIVITLTNNGYIKRLANTEFRTQRRGGRGVQGMSMHQDDDMQTILTCSTHDLLLFFTNKGKVFKAKGYEIPEYSRNAKGIPVINLLGLEEEESIQSIIKVDLENPKQELFFVTKNGLVKRTAFAAFANIRSNGLKAIQLKDEDELIQVMVTSGSDQIMIATHEGYSINFMEEDVRSMGRTAAGVRGIRLREGDFVIGATTVSPEAQILVVTENGYGKRTEVSAYPVKKRGGKGVKTLQKTERTGGLVALCTVTDTDDVLVMTNRGVMIRFAVDTISTIGRVAQGVRIIRLEEGTTVSTVDIIEHAEDEEENTEVEENTIEE